One stretch of Halobacillus litoralis DNA includes these proteins:
- the hisB gene encoding imidazoleglycerol-phosphate dehydratase HisB, which produces MTETRTARIERKTRETDIQLELGIDGGGKADLDVQVPFLSHMLELFTKHGLFDLDVVGRGDVEVDDHHLTEDIGICLGQALREAVGDKYGMKRYGSMTLPMDETLVTVAVDLSDRPHLEWRAELPKDRVGTFDTENVHEFFWKLAVEARMNLHIVLHHGHNTHHIIEAMFKAFARALDEATQIDPRVKGVPSTKGSL; this is translated from the coding sequence ATGACAGAAACGAGAACCGCAAGAATTGAACGCAAAACAAGAGAAACAGATATACAGCTTGAACTTGGGATTGATGGAGGTGGAAAAGCGGACTTGGATGTCCAGGTTCCTTTTCTTTCTCACATGTTGGAATTGTTCACAAAACACGGTCTCTTTGATTTAGACGTTGTCGGACGAGGCGATGTAGAAGTGGATGATCACCATTTAACGGAAGATATCGGGATATGTCTTGGTCAGGCGTTACGAGAAGCGGTCGGAGATAAATACGGCATGAAGCGTTATGGCTCTATGACTCTGCCGATGGATGAGACGCTTGTCACGGTAGCGGTTGATTTGAGTGATCGTCCGCACCTGGAATGGCGTGCAGAGCTTCCTAAAGATCGTGTGGGTACCTTTGACACCGAAAATGTCCACGAATTTTTCTGGAAGCTTGCTGTAGAAGCTCGGATGAACCTACATATCGTCTTACACCATGGGCATAACACCCATCATATTATTGAGGCGATGTTCAAAGCCTTCGCACGTGCTTTGGATGAAGCGACTCAAATCGATCCACGTGTCAAAGGAGTTCCGAGTACGAAAGGAAGTTTATAA